A region of Paraburkholderia largidicola DNA encodes the following proteins:
- a CDS encoding MFS transporter — protein MASIETTHASGRVDAVRPLEDRTLRKIVVASVAGNAMEWYDFFVYGTAAALVFGQLFFPVGADPLIGTLGAFAAFAMGFVARPVGGVVFGHIGDRYGRKASLVWTLLIMGVATFAIGLLPTYAQVGIWSPVALVVLRLLQGVASGGEWGGGVLMISESAPPEKRGYYAAWSQLGVGGGFVLSSAAFLAAQSLPHDAFISWGWRLPFLASIAIFAIGVYIRHSLPESRDFEQTEKRGEKTHLPVVEVIKRHPKEILMAMGLRVAENGGAYIFLAFSLVYGKFVGIASSVMLTGVMLAMVVEMGAMLAWGRLSDRIGRKPVYMIGAAGLIVMAFPFFWMLDTHQAPWIYLALILGTAVCHGAMIGTLPALVGELFSTEVRYSGVALGHEVASIFAGGLSPLIATALLASYHAYWPVSIFLMVLGAITVVTLKFTHETREVR, from the coding sequence ATGGCTTCCATCGAAACCACGCACGCATCCGGGCGCGTCGACGCTGTCCGGCCTCTCGAGGACAGGACGCTACGCAAGATCGTCGTGGCGTCCGTCGCAGGCAATGCGATGGAATGGTACGACTTCTTCGTTTACGGCACGGCGGCGGCGCTTGTGTTCGGACAGTTGTTCTTTCCGGTGGGCGCCGATCCGTTGATCGGCACGCTGGGCGCATTTGCCGCATTCGCCATGGGCTTCGTCGCGCGGCCGGTGGGCGGCGTCGTGTTCGGCCATATCGGCGACCGCTACGGGCGCAAGGCTTCGCTCGTCTGGACGCTGCTTATCATGGGTGTCGCGACATTCGCGATCGGACTGCTGCCGACGTATGCGCAGGTCGGCATCTGGTCGCCTGTCGCGCTCGTCGTATTGCGGCTATTGCAAGGCGTTGCATCGGGTGGCGAATGGGGCGGCGGCGTATTGATGATCAGCGAGAGCGCACCGCCGGAAAAGCGCGGCTATTACGCGGCGTGGAGCCAGTTGGGCGTGGGCGGCGGATTCGTGTTGTCGTCGGCTGCGTTTCTCGCGGCGCAGTCGCTGCCGCACGATGCATTCATCAGCTGGGGCTGGCGACTGCCGTTTCTCGCGAGTATTGCGATCTTTGCGATCGGCGTTTATATCAGGCACAGCCTGCCTGAAAGCCGGGATTTCGAACAGACCGAAAAGCGTGGCGAGAAGACGCATTTGCCTGTCGTCGAAGTCATCAAGCGGCATCCGAAAGAGATCTTGATGGCGATGGGACTGCGCGTGGCGGAAAACGGCGGCGCTTATATCTTTCTCGCGTTTTCGCTCGTGTATGGAAAGTTTGTGGGTATCGCCAGTTCGGTGATGTTGACGGGCGTCATGCTTGCGATGGTCGTCGAAATGGGCGCAATGCTCGCGTGGGGACGTCTGTCCGATCGCATTGGACGAAAGCCCGTATATATGATCGGCGCGGCGGGATTGATCGTAATGGCTTTCCCGTTTTTCTGGATGCTCGATACGCACCAGGCACCGTGGATCTATCTTGCGCTGATTCTCGGCACAGCTGTTTGTCACGGCGCGATGATCGGCACGTTGCCTGCGCTCGTCGGCGAACTGTTCAGCACTGAAGTACGCTATTCAGGCGTGGCGCTTGGGCACGAAGTGGCGTCGATCTTTGCTGGCGGACTGTCGCCGCTGATCGCAACAGCGCTGCTTGCCAGTTATCACGCTTACTGGCCGGTTTCGATCTTTCTGATGGTGCTTGGCGCGATTACCGTCGTGACGCTCAAGTTCACGCACGAGACGCGTGAGGTTCGATAA